The Pseudarthrobacter defluvii DNA window TCCCGGATCGGCGCCGACGCATCCGCAGACACCAGGGTGAAGAATGCCGCGGCCGCCCTGTCCAGGAGCTGCCCGGCGCGTTCCATGGCAAGTGCAGTGTTGTCGAACGTGGCTGGCTCGGCGTTGTTGGCGATGGCCTGGAGTTCGTCCAGATGTGCAGCCAGACCTGCTTCGATGGCTTCGCCGTACTGCTCCGGGGTGAGTTCGGCGAAAGGTGGAAGGCCATAGGGCAGGGGACTGGCAGTCAGCAGGGGGTTCGTCATGGGGTAAACCTTTCACAGCGGGGCACGCTTCTCAATTACCAACCAATGGCGACGCGCTCCCAGCCTGCATCCCTACAATTGCCGCTATGACTGAACGTGGCAGGGCAGGGGCCGGTTTTGCGGGCGTACCGTTCCGATGGGTGGGGCCGGGCGTCATCATGCTGCTGGTGCTGGCGTACGGCATCTTCTGGTACCTTGCGCGTCCGGCAAGTGAGCCCATTACCGGGCATGTAGGGCAGCTCTTCGGCGGTGAATCCGTGCTGCTGTATTCGATCGCGCTGGTCCTTGTCAGCACCCTTCCCCTTGTGGAGCCGGTTTTCGGTGGCATCGACCATGCTGCAATCTGGCACCGCAGGGCTGCCATCACGGCAACTATCTTCCTGTTGCCGCACATCGAGCTTGCGTCCAACCCGGACGCCACAAGCCTCGGAAAAACCCTGGCCGTGGTGGCCATCTGCGGCCTAGCCGCCCTGGTGGTGTGGGCAATCCTGCCACGCTGGCGGACCATGCTCCCGGCACCTGTCCGCAGCCTGGCCGTTACCGCGCTGCACTCCAAGCCGTTCCGGGTGGCAGCCCGCCTGCTGGGCGGCTACGAACGGTGGCGGGGCTTTCACCGCCTGACCGGCCTGTTTTTGGCTGCCGGGTTCCTGCACGGCCTGCTGGATGCCAGCGCGTTCGAGGCCGTACCCGGACTGCGGTGGAGCTACGTGGCGATCGGCGGGACGGGCCTGGCCTTCTACGCATACCGGGAACTGCTGGCGCGCCGCTTCCTGCCGCACCACGACTACCAGGTGGCCGGAGTCCGGCCGGTGGCTGCCGACCTGGTGGAGGTGGCGCTCCGTCCCCTGGGCCGCCCGCTGGCTTTCAAACCCGGCCAGTTCGCCATGGTCTATCTCGAGACGGCGGACGGCTGGCAGCGGCACCCTTTCTCCATCTCCGGACCTGCCCCGGAGGGCGGGATCAGCATCACGGTGAAGGCCCTGGGCGACCATACGGCCAGGCTTCCCGACGTGGTACAACCCGGCATGCCTGCGGTTGTTGGTGGTCCCTATGGCCGTTTCGACCGCCACCGCGGCACTGCCCACCAGGTCTGGATTGCGGGAGGGGTTGGCATCACGCCGTTCCTCAGCTGGCTGCGCTCCCTCGACGGTGAGTTGCAGGAAGATGTCCACCTCTTCGTCACGTCGGCAGGGCGCTCCCCGTTTGCCGATGAGATTACCGCCGTCGCCGGGAAGCATCCCCGGCTTAAGGTGCATCTGGTGGACACCGTTGCGGATGGCCGGCTGACCCCCGAAGCAGTCCTGGCCTCGGTGGGGACTGAGCCCCGGCGGCTGTCGGTCTTCATGGGTGGCCCGGACACCATGCTCCGGCAGTTCCGGAAAGCCTTCCGGGCGGCAGGTGTCCGCAGGGCCAACATCCACCGGGAGTATTTCCAGTGGCGCTGAGCCCCTGCTAAAGGCTCACGGGCCCCAGTTCAATGCCGCGGTCCCGTACGGTTGCGCCTCAGCGGGGCCGGCGGGCGGCGTGCTCCCGGGCCAGGACGGCGTAAGTGTCGTCCGGGTTGCCGGGGGAGAAGCTGCCGAATTTGCGCTCCGCAGCGGTACGGATGAGGAAGTCCGCGATGGCCGGGTTCTTGGGCAGCAGCGAGCCGTGCAGGTAGCTGGCAACGATGTTGCGGTAGCGGGCGCCTTCGTGGCCGTCGTTGCTGTTGTTGCCCGTTCCCTTGGCCACGGTTCCGAGCGGCCGGACTCCGTTGCCCAGCGTCGTTTGGCCGCTGTGGTTTTCATAGCCCAGGACTTCGCCGAACTCCGTGGTCGAAACCTTGACGTTACCGATCAGGCGCTCATCTGTCCCGTGCGTTTCCACGTCCAGGACGCCGATGCCCGGGATGACAGCGCCCGTGCGGGTTTTGAAGAAACGGCCGAAGAGCTGGTACAGGCCGCAGATGACCAGCATGGGCGCGCCGTCCTCGGCCAATTCCTTCAGTTGGCCGGCCCGGGCCTGCAGGTCGTCCTGGATGACCAGTTGCCCGCTGTCCTGCCCGCCGCCGCCCACAATGATATCCACACCGTCAGGAAAGGGATCGCCCACGTTGTACTCGAGCAGCTCGGGGGTGTACCCGTGCCACGCAATCCGCCGCTGCAGGACCAGGGCGTTGCCCCAGTCCCCATAGATGTTCATGTCGCGGGGGTACAGCTGGACCACGCGGATGGTGCCCTTGGACTGGTCAGCAGCCGTCACTGCCTCTGCCGGATTCACGAGACAACCTCCACGGTGGTGATTTTGGACAGCTCGCGACGGATGGCAAGCATGGCGGTGTAGGTGCAGAAGATCCGCTTGGGCTTGCCCCGGCCTTCCCTGACGAAGGCCGTCAGGGCGGCGGGGATCTCCGTTTCCACGGCTCCGACGGGAACCTGGTCGTACTGCAGCCGCAACGCCATGTCGTAGGCCCGCGACCCGGTGACCATGTCCACGCCGCCCTCCCGGAGGGAATCGAATTCCACGTCCCAGAGCCAGGACATGTCGCGGCCGTCGGCGTAGTTGTCATTGATCGCGATCATGGTGGCGTAGCCGCCGGCAGGGAATGACTTCAGGCCCAGCCGGAAACCGCTGGGGTTCTTCACCAGCACCAGGTCCAGCGGCTGGCCGTCCACGGTAAGGCTTTCACCGCGGCCAAAGGCGGGGGCCACCTTGGACAACGCCTCGAGCAAGGTGGCGTGGTCCGCCGTGGCGGCGCCTGCGCCGCAGATGCTGCGGGCAAGGGTCAGGGCCGCAGCCGCATTGAAGATGTTGTATACGCCGCGCAGCTTCATCGCCGTGGTGACCGTACCGCCGTCGTACTCAAACTCGGCGCTGTCCGCGCCCACCTTCCGGAGCACGACGTCGGCAACCGGCTTTTCCGGCAGGCCCGCCGGGGCGGGGCTTCCGGGAGCAGCCCGCATGTCGTCGTCGTTGGGAAAGGTCCCCAGCAGGGAGTCGTCAAGGCCAAAGTACTTGACCTCCTGGCCCGTCAGGGTGTCCGCGATGCGTGCCACCCGCGGGTCCTCACGGTTGAGGACCACGGTTCCGGTGGTCTTGGCGGCGATGTGCTGCAGGAGCTGGGCGGTCTTGTCGATCTCGCCAAAACGGTCCAGCTGGTCGCGCAGCACGTTAAGGAGGAGGCAGTACCGGGGCGGGACACTGTTCACGAAATGGACTGCGTGGGCTTCGTCGAGTTCCAGGACGGCAATGTCCGCGTCCAGCCTGCCACGCCAGTCCACCTCACCCAGGAGTGCTGCCGCCACGCCCCGCGTGAAGTTGCTGCCGGTGCGGTTGGTGAAGACCTTCAGGCCCTGGCTTTCCAGCAGTTCCACCACCATTTTGGTGGTGGTGGTTTTGCCGTTGGTGCCGCTGACCACCGCCACGCCGTGCGGCAGGGTGGTGAGCGTCCGCCGCATGAAGCCGGGGTCGATTTTCTCGACCACCAGGCCCGGCAGGGCGGACCCGCCGCCCCGCAGCCGGGACACCCTGCGGACCAGCTTGCCGAGCGGAACACTGTAGAAGACCATGTTTTGAATATATCCCAGCAGCGGCATGCAACCGCTGCCGGCCCGATGCATGCGGCAGCTGCCATAGGCGCCGGGCCGTATGCTGGAGGGATGACAAATCCCCTTTCTGCTGATCCTGCGCGCGTGGGCTCAGGCCTGCGGATTGGTGTCCTGGCCCTCCAGGGAGACTTCCGGGAGCACCTGCGCGCCGCGGAAGCTACCGGTGCACATGCCGTGCCCGTGCGCCGTCCGGAGGAGTTGGACGGTCTGGACGGCCTCATAATTCCCGGCGGCGAGTCCACCACCATCGACAAGCTGGCCCGGGCCTTCGACCTGGCCGACCCAATCCGGAAATACATCGCCGAGGGTCTGCCCGTTTACGGTTCGTGCGCGGGCATGATCCTGCTTGCCTCGGACATCGCCGACCCGGCAACCGATCTCTCCGGTGCCGCCCAGCAGACGTTCGGCGGCCTTGACATCACCGTCCGCCGCAACGCCTTCGGACGTCAGCGTGAATCCTTCGAGACCGACCTTGACTTCAAGGGGCTGGACTTCAGCGCCACCGACTCGGGTGTGGAACCGGTGCATGCAGTCTTCATCCGCGGTCCGTGGGTGGAGCGGGTGGGTGCGGACGTGGAGGTCCTGGCGCAGGTGGAACCGGCGGACCCCGGCCAGGCGTCGCACGCGGCATCGCTCCCGGGGACGGCTAGAATTGTGGCAGTGCGTTCCGGCCAACTGCTGGCCACCTCTTTCCATCCGGAAGTGACCGGCGAGAAACGCGTACACGAACTTTTTATCCGAATGATCAGAGGAGAAGCGTAAAGCATGTCAGGCCACTCCAAATGGGCAACGACCAAGCACAAAAAGGCGATCATTGACAGCCGCCGCGCAAAGTCGTTTGCCAAGCTGATCAAGAACATCGAAGTTGCCGCCCGGATGGGCGGACCGGACCTCGCCGGCAACCCCGGCCTGGAACTCGCCGTGACCAAGGCCAAAAAGACCTCGGTTCCCAATGACAACATCGACCGCGCCATCAAGCGCGGCGCCGGCCTCACCGGCGAAGTGGTGGACTACACCGAGATCATGTACGAGGCCCGGGGCCCCCAGGGTTCGGCCCTGCTCATCGAGTGCCTTACCGACAACAAGAACCGGGCAGCATCCGAGGTCCGGCTGGCCATCTCCCGCAACGGCGGCACCATCGCCGACCCCGGTTCCGTCAGCTACCTCTTCACCCGCAAGGGCGTGGTCAACCTGCCCAAGAACGGCCTGAGCGAGGACGACGTCCTGATGGCCGTCCTTGATGCAGGTGCGGAGGAAGTCAAGGACAACGGCGAGACCTTTGAGATCCACTCGGAACCCGGCGACCTGCAGGCCATCCGCGAAGCACTGACCGAAGCAGGCATCGAATACGACACCGACGAGGTGGAATTCGTGCCCTCCATGCAGGTGGAGCTCGATGTCGACGGCGCACGGAAGTTCCTGAAGCTGGCAGATGCCCTCGAGGACCTCGACGACGTCCAGAACGTGTACAGCAACGCCGACCTCAGCGACGAAGTCCAGGCCGCCCTGGAATCCGAGTGACGTCCCGCCTTGCCAACTAGCCCTCCGCCGGCGTTGCGGCCGGGTTCCCCGTCCGGAGCGGAGCAGCAGTGAGCCTCCGCGTCCTCGGGGTTGATCCCGGCCTCACCCGCTGCGGCATCGGCGTGGTGGATGTCGAGCGGAACCGACGCGCCAGCATGGTGGCAGTCGGCGTCGTGGGCACATCCCCGGACGAGACCCTCGACCGCCGCCTGCTGGTGATTGCCACGGCCATCGACGAGTGGCTGGACCGCTACGAGCCCGAGGTGCTCGCCGTCGAACGCGTTTTTTCGCAACTCAATGTGAGCACCGTGATGGGCGTGGCCCAGGCGTCCGGCGTGGTGATCGCGGCGGCAGCCCGGCGGGGAATCCCGGTGGCCCTGCACACGCCGTCGGAGGTCAAGGCGGCCGTGACCGGAAGCGGGTCCTCCAATAAGGAGGCCGTGACCAAACTGGTCACCAAAATCCTCCGGCTGGACGCCCCTCCGCGCCCTGCCGATGCGGCCGACGCGCTGGCGCTGGCCATCACGCATGCCTGGCGGGCCGGAAGCGGCGCCGCCGTGGCCACGACCGGTCCCGGCAGCTCATCCCTGACCCCCGCCCAGCGGGCATGGGCGGAAGCCGAGTCAAAGGCGCGCCGCGCACGCTGATTGTCCCTGCTGCTTGCTAGGGTATTCGTAGATATGTTCGGATAGCCGTGCCCTCACCCTACGAGGCCGGCCAGTACCACGGGAGCCCGGCCTTGATCAGTTTCCTCCGCGGAACGGTAGCGCACGTTGGCCTGTCCACCGCCGTGATTGACCTTAACGGTGCCGGGATTAGCGTCAACGCCACCCCACAGACGCTTAGCCGGCTGCGCGTGGGTGAGGAGGGCCAGCTGTTCACCTCCCTGATCGTCCGGGAGGACTCGCTCACTCTTTTCGGCTTCGCCTCCGACGACGAACGTGAGGTCTTTGACATCCTGCTGAGCGTCAGCGGCGTTGGCCCGCGCCTTGCCCTCGCTGTCCTGGCCGTGCACGATCCCGAAGCGATCAGGGTGGCGGCGCATACGGAGGACAGCAAGACCTTCACCAAGGTCCCGGGAATCGGGCCCAAGGTGGCCGGCAGGATCGTGCTCGAGCTTGCCGGAAAGCTCGTACCCCACGGCACCGCCGCAACGCCCGGAGCTGCCACGCCTGCCGAAGCCGCCTGGAAGCCCCAGGTTGTGGCAGCCATGACCAGCCTGGGATGGTCGGAGAAGGACGCGTCCGCCAGCATCGACAAAGCGCTTTCCGACGAACCCGAAGTGTCCTTCCGCGGCAACGTGCCCGAGATCCTCCGCACCACCCTCCGGTGGCTGGGCCAGGACGGCGCCCGGGCCGGCAACCGCGTAGGCACCCGTGGCTGAACCCTCACTGGTTGCCGCGGGGGAGGAGCCGGAAGAGCGTGCCATCGAGGCGGCGCTGCGGCCCAAGAACCTGGACGACTTCGTTGGCCAGCACCGGGTGCGCAAGCAGCTGTCGCTGGTGCTGCAGGCCTCCCGGATGCGTGGACGCACCGCCGACCACGTGCTGTTCTCAGGCCCGCCCGGCCTGGGCAAGACCACCCTTGCCATGATCGTCGCCGCGGAGATGAACGCCCCGCTGCGCCTCAGCAGCGGCCCCGCCATCCAGCACGCAGGCGACCTCGCAGCGATCCTGTCCTCGCTGTCCGAAGGCGAAGTCCTGTTCCTCGACGAGATCCACCGCATGTCCCGGCCGGCCGAGGAAATGCTGTACATGGCCATGGAGGACTTCCGCGTCGACATCGTGGTCGGGAAGGGTGCCGGTGCCACCGCCATCCCGTTGGAGCTGCCGCCGTTCACCCTGGTGGGCGCCACCACCCGCGCCGGGCTGCTTCCGGGACCGCTGCGCGACCGCTTCGGCTTCACCGGACATCTCGAGTTCTACTCCGTTCCGGAGCTGGAGCTGGTTTTGCGCCGTTCTGCCGGGCTGCTGGACCTGAAGGTCAATTCCGCCGGTTTCGCTGAGATCGCCGGCCGTTCCCGCGGTACGCCGCGTATCGCCAACCGCCTGCTGCGGCGCGTCCGGGACTGGGCGCTGGTGCACGGCATCGAACAGATTGACGCCAGGGCCGCCTCCGCCGCCCTGGACATGTACGAGGTGGACAAGAAGGGTCTGGACCGGCTGGACCGGGCCGTCCTCGATGCCCTCATCACCAAGTTCGGCGGCGGTCCCGTGGGCCTTTCCACCCTCGCCATCGCCGTCGGCGAGGAAACCGAAACAGTGGAGACCGTCGCGGAACCATTCCTGGTCCGGGAAGGACTGCTGGGCCGGACGCCCCGCGGCAGGATCGCACTGGCGCCGGCGTGGACGCACATGGGCTACGCCATCCCGTCCAATGTTTTCGCCCAGGAGCAGCTGGACCTCTTTGAACCTGGCGTGGAGGCTCCCGCAACGGGGGAATGGGCGCCGGAGGGCCAATAGCAGACTCCCTTCAGCTTTTCCCTTTAGACTGGTATGACGCCCGGCACGTTCGGGTCTTTGTTTCGCGGGTGGCCATGATGCCCCCGTCGCTTGGGGAAGGAACACGTCAGGCGCTCTGCCTGCACCAGCAGCCCGCCCCGGCCGAAGCGAAGCCAACGTCGCTGGAAAACCAGCTACACCAGTAAAAGAACGGAATTCCCCTTGGATCCAATGT harbors:
- a CDS encoding type 1 glutamine amidotransferase, which produces MNPAEAVTAADQSKGTIRVVQLYPRDMNIYGDWGNALVLQRRIAWHGYTPELLEYNVGDPFPDGVDIIVGGGGQDSGQLVIQDDLQARAGQLKELAEDGAPMLVICGLYQLFGRFFKTRTGAVIPGIGVLDVETHGTDERLIGNVKVSTTEFGEVLGYENHSGQTTLGNGVRPLGTVAKGTGNNSNDGHEGARYRNIVASYLHGSLLPKNPAIADFLIRTAAERKFGSFSPGNPDDTYAVLAREHAARRPR
- the ruvC gene encoding crossover junction endodeoxyribonuclease RuvC, whose amino-acid sequence is MSLRVLGVDPGLTRCGIGVVDVERNRRASMVAVGVVGTSPDETLDRRLLVIATAIDEWLDRYEPEVLAVERVFSQLNVSTVMGVAQASGVVIAAAARRGIPVALHTPSEVKAAVTGSGSSNKEAVTKLVTKILRLDAPPRPADAADALALAITHAWRAGSGAAVATTGPGSSSLTPAQRAWAEAESKARRAR
- a CDS encoding YebC/PmpR family DNA-binding transcriptional regulator: MSGHSKWATTKHKKAIIDSRRAKSFAKLIKNIEVAARMGGPDLAGNPGLELAVTKAKKTSVPNDNIDRAIKRGAGLTGEVVDYTEIMYEARGPQGSALLIECLTDNKNRAASEVRLAISRNGGTIADPGSVSYLFTRKGVVNLPKNGLSEDDVLMAVLDAGAEEVKDNGETFEIHSEPGDLQAIREALTEAGIEYDTDEVEFVPSMQVELDVDGARKFLKLADALEDLDDVQNVYSNADLSDEVQAALESE
- a CDS encoding ferredoxin reductase family protein, encoding MTERGRAGAGFAGVPFRWVGPGVIMLLVLAYGIFWYLARPASEPITGHVGQLFGGESVLLYSIALVLVSTLPLVEPVFGGIDHAAIWHRRAAITATIFLLPHIELASNPDATSLGKTLAVVAICGLAALVVWAILPRWRTMLPAPVRSLAVTALHSKPFRVAARLLGGYERWRGFHRLTGLFLAAGFLHGLLDASAFEAVPGLRWSYVAIGGTGLAFYAYRELLARRFLPHHDYQVAGVRPVAADLVEVALRPLGRPLAFKPGQFAMVYLETADGWQRHPFSISGPAPEGGISITVKALGDHTARLPDVVQPGMPAVVGGPYGRFDRHRGTAHQVWIAGGVGITPFLSWLRSLDGELQEDVHLFVTSAGRSPFADEITAVAGKHPRLKVHLVDTVADGRLTPEAVLASVGTEPRRLSVFMGGPDTMLRQFRKAFRAAGVRRANIHREYFQWR
- the ruvA gene encoding Holliday junction branch migration protein RuvA — translated: MISFLRGTVAHVGLSTAVIDLNGAGISVNATPQTLSRLRVGEEGQLFTSLIVREDSLTLFGFASDDEREVFDILLSVSGVGPRLALAVLAVHDPEAIRVAAHTEDSKTFTKVPGIGPKVAGRIVLELAGKLVPHGTAATPGAATPAEAAWKPQVVAAMTSLGWSEKDASASIDKALSDEPEVSFRGNVPEILRTTLRWLGQDGARAGNRVGTRG
- the pdxT gene encoding pyridoxal 5'-phosphate synthase glutaminase subunit PdxT encodes the protein MTNPLSADPARVGSGLRIGVLALQGDFREHLRAAEATGAHAVPVRRPEELDGLDGLIIPGGESTTIDKLARAFDLADPIRKYIAEGLPVYGSCAGMILLASDIADPATDLSGAAQQTFGGLDITVRRNAFGRQRESFETDLDFKGLDFSATDSGVEPVHAVFIRGPWVERVGADVEVLAQVEPADPGQASHAASLPGTARIVAVRSGQLLATSFHPEVTGEKRVHELFIRMIRGEA
- a CDS encoding Mur ligase family protein; the encoded protein is MVFYSVPLGKLVRRVSRLRGGGSALPGLVVEKIDPGFMRRTLTTLPHGVAVVSGTNGKTTTTKMVVELLESQGLKVFTNRTGSNFTRGVAAALLGEVDWRGRLDADIAVLELDEAHAVHFVNSVPPRYCLLLNVLRDQLDRFGEIDKTAQLLQHIAAKTTGTVVLNREDPRVARIADTLTGQEVKYFGLDDSLLGTFPNDDDMRAAPGSPAPAGLPEKPVADVVLRKVGADSAEFEYDGGTVTTAMKLRGVYNIFNAAAALTLARSICGAGAATADHATLLEALSKVAPAFGRGESLTVDGQPLDLVLVKNPSGFRLGLKSFPAGGYATMIAINDNYADGRDMSWLWDVEFDSLREGGVDMVTGSRAYDMALRLQYDQVPVGAVETEIPAALTAFVREGRGKPKRIFCTYTAMLAIRRELSKITTVEVVS
- the ruvB gene encoding Holliday junction branch migration DNA helicase RuvB yields the protein MAEPSLVAAGEEPEERAIEAALRPKNLDDFVGQHRVRKQLSLVLQASRMRGRTADHVLFSGPPGLGKTTLAMIVAAEMNAPLRLSSGPAIQHAGDLAAILSSLSEGEVLFLDEIHRMSRPAEEMLYMAMEDFRVDIVVGKGAGATAIPLELPPFTLVGATTRAGLLPGPLRDRFGFTGHLEFYSVPELELVLRRSAGLLDLKVNSAGFAEIAGRSRGTPRIANRLLRRVRDWALVHGIEQIDARAASAALDMYEVDKKGLDRLDRAVLDALITKFGGGPVGLSTLAIAVGEETETVETVAEPFLVREGLLGRTPRGRIALAPAWTHMGYAIPSNVFAQEQLDLFEPGVEAPATGEWAPEGQ